In Kitasatospora sp. NBC_00240, the following are encoded in one genomic region:
- a CDS encoding DEAD/DEAH box helicase, which translates to MTLLDLMPSPATPDALYETFAAWAEERGITLYPAQEEALIELVSGNNVILATPTGSGKSLVAAGAHFAALAEGKRTFYTAPIKALVSEKFFDLCKMFGTEQVGMMTGDASVNPTAPIICCTAEVLANIALRDGAQADVGQVVMDEFHFYAEPDRGWAWQIPILELPHAQFLLMSATLGDVRRFEEDLARRTGRPTTVVRSATRPVPLFYEYRRTTMHDTLEELLTTGQAPVYVVHFTQKEAVERAQSLMSINMCSKAEKDAIADLIGNFRFTTKFGRNLSRFVRHGIGVHHAGMLPKYRRLVERLAQAGLLKVICGTDTLGVGVNVPIRTVLFTALSKYDGIRVRTLRAREFHQIAGRAGRAGFDTVGQVAAQAPEHVVENDKALSKAGDDPKKRRKVVRKKAPEGFVGWTEEGFEKLIAADPEPLVSRFKVTHAMLLSVIGRPGNAFEAMRHLLTDNHEERSAQRRHIRNAIAIYRSLLDGGVVERLPEPDAEGRIVRLTVDLQENFALNQPLSTFALAAFELLDPASPSYAMDVVSVVEATLDDPRQILASQQNKARGEAIGEMKRDGVEYEERMERLQDITYPKPLEELLSHAYDVYRRAHPWIGDHPLQPKSVVRDLYERAMTFSDYVGHYDLARTEGIVLRYLAGAFKALEQTVPEDIKTDDLKDVIAWLGELVRQVDSSLLDEWEQLANPTDPLAPEVTLDDRPAPVTANERAFRVLVRNEMFRRVELAALENYHALGELDGEYGWDADRWADAMDLYWEEHDDLSTGPDARGPKMLLIEQEEDAWQVRQIFDDPAGHHDWGISAEVDLHGSNEEGRAVLRVTAVDRMGG; encoded by the coding sequence GTGACCCTCCTTGACCTGATGCCGAGCCCCGCCACCCCCGACGCGCTGTACGAGACCTTCGCCGCCTGGGCGGAGGAGCGCGGCATCACGCTGTACCCCGCCCAGGAGGAGGCGCTGATCGAGCTGGTCTCCGGGAACAACGTGATCCTGGCGACCCCGACCGGCTCGGGAAAGAGCCTGGTCGCGGCGGGTGCGCACTTCGCGGCGCTGGCCGAGGGCAAGCGGACCTTCTACACCGCGCCGATCAAGGCGCTGGTGTCGGAGAAGTTCTTCGACCTGTGCAAGATGTTCGGCACCGAGCAGGTCGGCATGATGACCGGCGACGCGAGCGTGAACCCGACCGCGCCGATCATCTGCTGCACGGCCGAGGTGCTGGCGAACATCGCACTGCGGGACGGGGCCCAGGCCGACGTCGGCCAGGTCGTGATGGACGAGTTCCACTTCTACGCCGAGCCGGACCGCGGCTGGGCCTGGCAGATCCCGATCCTGGAGCTGCCGCACGCGCAGTTCCTGCTGATGTCGGCCACCCTCGGCGACGTCCGCCGCTTCGAGGAGGACCTGGCCCGCCGCACCGGCCGCCCGACCACCGTGGTCCGGTCGGCGACCCGGCCCGTCCCGCTGTTCTACGAGTACCGCCGCACCACCATGCACGACACCCTGGAGGAGCTGCTGACGACCGGTCAGGCACCGGTGTACGTCGTGCACTTCACCCAGAAGGAGGCGGTGGAGCGGGCGCAGTCGCTGATGAGCATCAACATGTGCTCGAAGGCGGAGAAGGACGCGATCGCCGACCTGATCGGCAACTTCCGCTTCACCACCAAGTTCGGCCGCAACCTCTCCCGGTTCGTCCGGCACGGCATCGGCGTGCACCACGCCGGCATGCTGCCCAAGTACCGCCGACTGGTCGAACGCCTCGCCCAGGCGGGCCTGTTGAAGGTCATCTGCGGCACGGACACGCTGGGCGTCGGCGTCAACGTGCCGATCCGTACGGTGCTGTTCACCGCGCTCTCCAAGTACGACGGCATCCGGGTGCGCACCCTGCGGGCCCGGGAGTTCCACCAGATCGCGGGCCGGGCCGGGCGGGCCGGCTTCGACACCGTCGGGCAGGTGGCGGCGCAGGCGCCGGAGCACGTGGTGGAGAACGACAAGGCGCTCTCCAAGGCCGGTGACGACCCGAAGAAGCGCCGCAAGGTGGTCCGCAAGAAGGCCCCCGAGGGCTTCGTCGGCTGGACGGAGGAGGGCTTCGAGAAGCTCATCGCCGCCGACCCGGAGCCGCTGGTCTCCCGCTTCAAGGTCACCCACGCGATGCTGCTCTCGGTGATCGGCCGGCCCGGCAACGCCTTCGAGGCGATGCGGCACCTGCTCACCGACAACCACGAGGAGCGCTCCGCCCAGCGCCGGCACATCCGCAACGCCATCGCCATCTACCGCTCGCTGCTGGACGGCGGCGTGGTCGAGCGGCTGCCGGAGCCGGACGCCGAGGGCCGGATCGTGCGCCTGACCGTCGACCTCCAGGAGAACTTCGCGCTCAACCAGCCGCTCTCCACCTTCGCGCTGGCCGCCTTCGAGCTGCTCGACCCGGCCTCGCCCTCGTACGCGATGGACGTGGTCTCGGTGGTCGAGGCGACCCTCGACGACCCGCGCCAGATCCTCGCCTCGCAGCAGAACAAGGCGCGCGGCGAGGCCATCGGCGAGATGAAGCGCGACGGCGTCGAGTACGAGGAGCGGATGGAGCGGCTCCAGGACATCACGTACCCGAAGCCGCTGGAGGAACTGCTCAGCCACGCCTACGACGTCTACCGGCGCGCGCACCCGTGGATCGGCGACCACCCGCTGCAGCCCAAGTCGGTCGTCCGTGACCTGTACGAGCGGGCGATGACCTTCAGCGACTACGTCGGCCACTACGACCTGGCCCGTACCGAGGGCATCGTGCTGCGCTACCTGGCGGGCGCGTTCAAGGCGCTGGAGCAGACCGTCCCGGAGGACATCAAGACCGACGACCTCAAGGACGTGATCGCCTGGCTGGGCGAGCTGGTCCGCCAGGTCGACTCCAGCCTGCTCGATGAGTGGGAGCAACTGGCCAACCCCACTGACCCGTTGGCCCCCGAGGTGACGCTGGACGACCGGCCCGCGCCGGTCACCGCGAACGAGCGGGCGTTCCGGGTGCTGGTCCGCAACGAGATGTTCCGCCGGGTGGAGCTGGCCGCGCTGGAGAACTACCACGCGCTCGGCGAGCTGGACGGCGAGTACGGCTGGGACGCCGACCGCTGGGCGGACGCGATGGACCTGTACTGGGAGGAGCACGACGACCTCTCCACCGGCCCGGACGCGCGCGGCCCGAAGATGCTGCTGATCGAGCAGGAGGAGGACGCCTGGCAGGTCCGGCAGATCTTCGACGACCCGGCGGGCCACCACGACTGGGGCATCAGCGCCGAGGTCGACCTGCACGGCTCGAACGAGGAGGGCCGCGCGGTGCTGCGCGTCACCGCCGTCGACCGGATGGGCGGCTGA
- a CDS encoding TetR/AcrR family transcriptional regulator — MSDSSQGAEGAAGARRKDVRRNQQALLDAAAEVFVAAGVEAPVRDIAARAGVGTGTVYRHFPTRADLVVAVYRHQVDACADAGPALLASSPTPGAAFGRWVDLFVDFLVTKHGLAAAMQADNAGFETLHAYFLDRLLPVCSQLLDEAAASGEIRSDITAYHLMRGIGNLCIGAESDPRYDARRLVALLVAGLRRSP; from the coding sequence CGCAAGGACGTCCGCCGTAACCAGCAGGCCCTGCTGGACGCGGCCGCCGAGGTCTTCGTCGCCGCCGGAGTGGAGGCGCCGGTGCGCGACATCGCGGCCAGAGCCGGCGTCGGGACGGGCACGGTCTACCGTCACTTCCCCACCCGGGCCGACCTCGTCGTCGCCGTCTACCGCCACCAGGTCGACGCCTGCGCCGACGCCGGCCCGGCCCTGCTGGCGAGCAGCCCCACGCCCGGCGCGGCGTTCGGGCGGTGGGTCGACCTCTTCGTGGACTTCCTGGTCACCAAGCACGGCCTGGCCGCCGCGATGCAGGCCGACAACGCCGGCTTCGAGACGCTGCACGCCTACTTCCTCGACCGCCTGCTGCCGGTCTGCTCCCAGCTCCTCGACGAAGCCGCGGCATCCGGTGAGATCCGCTCGGACATCACCGCGTACCACCTCATGCGCGGCATCGGAAACCTCTGCATCGGCGCCGAGAGCGACCCCCGCTACGACGCGCGCCGCCTGGTCGCGCTCCTCGTCGCGGGGCTGCGACGGTCGCCCTGA